A window of Xiphophorus hellerii strain 12219 chromosome 19, Xiphophorus_hellerii-4.1, whole genome shotgun sequence contains these coding sequences:
- the LOC116709182 gene encoding transmembrane protein KIAA1109 homolog produces MSVAESEAYFSATEDFEPISSADEGPGTYPGRKKKRRQQMQQPQQPPYHMESYRARPGSAGGVLGDIARPQSQLCPPGLEAPQLNLPQRGGASDLRPERGADHGPRPPPPPQPLAAHPSQASFVSALAMEEESSVEAEKTAEPGPVTRQPHVMACYQNYLAHYQVSNWSVKAADQQENLQVVSAPATGPGHAHQRGKLRLLDQLAVPGFKVIKPGLSATSLLDRGLQLMGDNTSTPYTPLDKRAMENTDEDTTTDDWSLEQPLAQTRTTAIVEVKGAVNVVLTPLVAESLDRYIESMVHFESVRHPAAILDDLHGKVLTEAYQISKSTVAESSQTAKPEQKLSKPDAATLTSSGQTELSVKPDNVKIKGLQANVSIPKVNLCLLQASVEEGSPSAKCVPHVSLVALCFDRIATQFRMNRGIVEETPNATEHGRPSVMLEKYASATKMQPQSSGSLRSNAGIEKGKEIAARLNVHRIHSQLRGLDSTDVGTFAITAIPFEKSKVLFGLEDLDEFSLVDETDGQAAPSDPTRTAASLEKWGWIMFECGIENLTIKGGRQSGAVLYNAFGVMGHSDGGGKTGTGKSNGSTGSQTGSGYSTDVSDDNLPNDVISPNSDANDNSDSDEQDEGVESDDLKKDLP; encoded by the exons ATGTCGGTGGCCGAGAGCGAGGCCTACTTCTCCGCCACCGAGGACTTCGAGCCGATCAGCAGCGCCGACGAGGGGCCCGGCACGTACCCGGGTCGCAAGAAGAAGAGGCGGCAGCAGAtgcagcagccgcagcagccGCCGTACCACATGGAGAGCTACAg AGCCAGGCCCGGCAGCGCTGGGGGGGTTCTGGGGGACATTGCCCGTCCACAGAGTCAGCTGTGCCCCcctggactggaagct cCGCAGCTCAATCTACCACAGCGTGGAGGGGCCTCTGACCTACGTCCTGAACGGGGAGCTGATCACGGACCCCGCCCCCCGCCGCCGCCCCAGCCGCTGGCCGCCCACCCGTCCCAGGCCTCCTTCGTGTCGGCGCTGGCCATGGAGGAGGAGAGTTCTGTGGAGGCGGAGAAGACGGCCGAGCCCGGCCCGGTGACCCGGCAGCCTCACGTCATGGCCTGCTACCAGAACTACCTGGCCCACTACCAG GTGTCCAACTGGTCCGTCAAAGCAGCCGACCAACAAGAGAACCTCCAAGTCGTCTCTGCACCGGCCACTGGACCTGGACACGCCCACCAGCGAGGAAAGCTCCGCCTCCTTGACCAGCTGGCTGTGCCCGGCTTCAAG GTGATCAAGCCGGGCCTGTCGGCCACCTCCCTGCTGGACCGCGGGCTCCAGCTGATGGGCGACAACACCAG CACGCCGTACACGCCGCTGGATAAAAGAGCCATGGAGAACACGGACGAGGACACGACGACGGACGACTGGTCGCTGGAGCAGCCGCTGGCTCAGACCAGAACCACGGCCATCGTGGAGGTGAAAGGCGCCGTCAACGTGGTTCTGACGCCGCTGGTGGCCGAGTCCCTGGACAG ATACATCGAGTCCATGGTCCACTTCGAAAGCGTCCGGCAcccggcggccatcttggacgACCTGCACGGTAAAGTGCTGACCGAGGCGTATCAGATCAGCAAGTCCACGGTGGCCGAGTCG AGTCAGACGGCCAAGCCGGAGCAAAAGCTGTCCAAGCCGGACGCCGccaccctgacctccagcggaCAGACGGAGCTGTCCGTCAAACCCGACAACGTCAAGATAAAGGGGCTCCAGGCCAACGTCTCCATCCCAAAg GTGAACCTTTGCCTCCTGCAGGCCTCCGTAGAGGAAGGCTCCCCGTCCGCTAAATGCGTCCCACACGTGTCTCTGGTGGCGCTGTGCTTCGACCGGATCGCCACCCAGTTCAGGATGAACCG GGGGATCGTTGAGGAGACACCGAACGCCACCGAACATGGCCGACCATCCGTCATGTTGGAGAAGTACGCGTCGGCCACCAAGATGCAGCCGCAGTCGTCCGGGTCGCTGCGCTCCAACGCCGGCATCGAGAAGGGCAAAGAGATCGCTGCCAGGCTGAACGTCCACCGGATCCACAGCCAGCTGCGCGGACTGGACTCCACAG ACGTGGGGACGTTCGCCATCACCGCCATCCCGTTCGAGAAGTCCAAGGTTCTGTTCGGCCTGGAGGACCTGGACGAGTTCTCCCTGGTGGACGAGACGGACGGCCAGGCGGCGCCGAGCGACCCGACTCGCACCGCTGCCTCGCTGGAGAAATGGGGCTGGATCATGTTCGAATGCGGCATCGAGAACCTCACTATCAAAG GCGGCCGTCAGTCCGGCGCCGTTCTCTACAACGCCTTCGGCGTCATGGGACACTCGGACGGCGGCGGGAAGACCGGGACCGGCAAGTCCAACGGCTCCACAGGATCCCAGACCGGGAGCGGCTACAGCACCGACGTTTCCGACGACAACCTGCCCAACGACGTCATCAGCCCCAACTCTGACGCCAACGACAACTCGGACTCGGACGAGCAG GATGAAGGCGTGGAGTCTGACGACCTGAAGAAAGATCTCCCCTGA